Proteins from one Candidatus Scalindua japonica genomic window:
- a CDS encoding GxxExxY protein — translation MAQISQKDPRTHKIIGAAIDVHKVLGAGFLEAVYQEALSIEFTDRNIQFKKEVDLPVYYKEVKLSTSYRADFLCYESVIVELKAISELSGKEESQIINYLKVTGLETGLLLNFGASSLEFKRFIFKDKKSV, via the coding sequence ATGGCACAGATTTCCCAAAAAGATCCTCGAACACATAAAATTATTGGTGCTGCCATTGATGTTCACAAAGTGCTGGGGGCAGGTTTTCTGGAAGCCGTTTATCAAGAAGCCCTAAGCATTGAGTTTACTGATAGAAATATACAATTTAAAAAAGAAGTGGACTTGCCTGTTTACTATAAAGAGGTAAAACTTTCAACAAGTTATAGAGCAGACTTTTTATGTTACGAAAGTGTAATTGTTGAGTTAAAAGCTATAAGTGAACTTAGTGGAAAAGAAGAGTCCCAAATTATAAATTATTTGAAAGTAACAGGCCTGGAAACAGGTTTACTTCTCAATTTTGGTGCAAGTAGTTTAGAATTTAAACGTTTTATATTTAAAGATAAAAAATCTGTGTAA
- a CDS encoding acyltransferase, with product MKFSTIADDVKLGKDVKICNFVNLYGCEIGDKTKIGTFVEIQKNAKIGENCKIQSHTFICEGVTIEDNVLIGHGVMFINDKYPRATNKEGELKSEEDWNVETTLVKKGASIGSGATILANISVGENSIVGAGSTVTKDVPPDSIVAGNPARFIRKI from the coding sequence ATGAAATTTTCTACAATTGCTGATGACGTAAAGTTGGGGAAAGATGTAAAAATTTGTAATTTTGTAAATCTTTACGGCTGTGAAATTGGCGATAAAACAAAGATAGGAACCTTTGTTGAGATACAAAAGAACGCGAAAATTGGTGAAAATTGTAAGATACAGAGCCATACATTCATTTGTGAAGGCGTGACTATAGAAGACAATGTACTTATAGGTCACGGTGTTATGTTTATAAACGACAAATATCCTCGTGCAACAAACAAAGAGGGAGAGTTGAAAAGTGAAGAAGATTGGAATGTGGAGACAACATTGGTAAAAAAGGGCGCTTCTATCGGCTCTGGCGCTACGATTCTCGCAAATATAAGCGTTGGCGAAAACTCCATTGTCGGTGCCGGTAGCACGGTGACCAAAGACGTTCCCCCAGATTCCATAGTTGCAGGAAACCCCGCTCGTTTTATAAGAAAGATTTAA
- a CDS encoding Gfo/Idh/MocA family protein, which yields MFKVAVAGCGYWGPNLVRNLYSLPDCKVEMICDIDVKRLNHMKGLYGNIKTTTNYDDLVDNKDIDVIFIVTPVRFHFEMARKSLQANKHTFIEKPMARSGKECKELIALAEKNGLKLMIGHTFIYSSPVRKIKEIIRRGDLGDIMYIGSRRLNLGLYQEDINVTWDLAPHEISIILYVLDDEPTHVNCQGKAHITKDIADITNMTIDFKNGGFATIQSSWLDPNKVRETKFVGTKKMLVYDDLEPNEKIKVYDKRVERPPHYDTFAEFQFSYHYGDMHAPFIQQAEPLKTECQHFLDCIKSDLKPDSCGKEGLKVVEILEASSKSLSNGGGKVAI from the coding sequence ATGTTTAAAGTTGCAGTTGCGGGTTGTGGTTATTGGGGGCCTAATCTTGTGAGAAATCTCTATTCTCTTCCTGACTGTAAAGTTGAGATGATATGTGATATTGATGTTAAGCGATTAAACCATATGAAGGGGCTCTATGGTAACATCAAGACAACCACCAATTATGATGATTTAGTCGACAATAAAGATATAGATGTGATCTTTATTGTAACACCGGTTAGATTCCATTTTGAGATGGCCAGGAAAAGTCTTCAGGCAAATAAACATACTTTCATAGAAAAGCCCATGGCTCGTTCTGGAAAGGAGTGTAAAGAGTTGATCGCTCTAGCAGAGAAGAATGGGTTGAAACTTATGATTGGGCATACATTCATTTACTCATCACCGGTACGTAAAATAAAGGAAATTATTAGAAGAGGTGATCTAGGTGATATTATGTATATTGGCTCACGACGCTTGAATCTGGGGCTCTACCAGGAAGACATTAACGTTACCTGGGACCTTGCGCCGCATGAGATATCCATTATCCTCTATGTTCTGGATGATGAGCCCACACACGTAAATTGTCAGGGTAAGGCACATATCACTAAAGATATTGCAGACATTACAAATATGACAATCGATTTCAAGAATGGTGGGTTTGCCACTATCCAGAGTAGCTGGCTTGATCCTAACAAGGTAAGAGAGACGAAGTTTGTCGGTACTAAGAAAATGCTCGTTTACGACGATTTAGAACCAAATGAAAAGATTAAGGTATATGACAAAAGAGTAGAAAGGCCTCCACATTATGACACATTTGCAGAGTTCCAATTTTCTTACCACTACGGCGATATGCATGCTCCATTTATCCAACAGGCCGAACCATTAAAAACGGAATGTCAGCACTTTTTGGATTGTATAAAAAGCGATTTAAAACCCGATTCATGTGGCAAAGAAGGTTTGAAAGTAGTTGAAATCCTGGAGGCATCCTCAAAATCATTGTCAAATGGCGGTGGAAAGGTAGCGATTTAA